TTGCAGAGCTTCAACCAGATCGAGCTCCCGCCTCCAGCTTCCTCTCATGGCCTTAGCAAACGGCGGAGAAATCTGCCGCGTACGTGTCCGAGTATAAATGGAATCAAGGCCCTCGTCAGCACGAAGACAAGAAAAAAatgcttcagagttcagacattTGGGCTCGTCTGCTTATGTGTTCAAGCATCAGAAGCACTTGTGGGCTCGTCCTAGTGGAGACACAGAATTATGCATCATTACCCTTTTCTAGTCCCAAGATATGCGGGGCACGCAACACATATTACTCATCggggggcaaaaaaaaaaaaatctattgtACCGGAAGAGAAATGCCTTGCTTACTGCCTGACCATCCTCTCAACTCTTACATCATAATCAGAACTAGTATACTTGCAGGCTGTATGCAATGTTTGGAGTAATAAGTCAGATCGAATTAAAATGCTCCAAAGTGGCAATCTCCTCAAACTAATGCGAAATTGGACACAGTTTGGTATATTTGCATGTGCGTGCGACAAGAGTACGACTCAGAAGATTGAAAAAGCTAGGTAGCAGTCGATCAAGCACATTCATACCAAGACTATGGAATCAAATAACGTTGCAGATAATTCATGACTTTGCAGAAAACAACACCATCTCAAATTGTTGACGAACCAATTTGACTGACTTGACAAACAATCAGATGTGAGTCAGCAGAGCCTTGGACGATTAAGAAAGTTCAATGCATGCATCTCCCCACCAAACAGTAATATGGATTTTGCTTACGAAAAAAATAACAGTATAACAGCGCAGTAGTAGGAATGACAATAGGCAGATGATAAACTGATAATTGATTGAGAGTTATTACAAGATCATTCTCCCCACAAGGGCATCGGCAGCAGAAACAAATGCAGAAACTCACTATGGCAGACGCAGCAAACCATCTAGAGCACTTATTGAGCAGGAaaatataaaagaacataacATTATTATGCTTGCCGGTAGCCCAGCCAGCTGCTTAAACGAAAATAGAAGAGCAGGGCCAACAGAGGCCTCAATCCTTAAACTTGCAACTCGAGGTGAAACCACCCAATCTTTCTCACGCATCCACACCTTTCTTCACCACCTTCTTCTCTGCATCCCAACAGATACACATTTCATCACTGTTCACAGAGGTCTCCATTCCATCACtgctccatccatccatctccaAGGTCGACCTGGGCGACACAGTACCAGGCGAGATAGCGGTAAAGCTCTGGTACACCAGCAGACCACCACCAGGAAGCTCCTGCTCGACAAGGTCATCACACATGTAGGAGTCAATGTCTGCACCCTTTGCCCATGATTTGGCAAACTCATGCCCACCAAAGATGGTAACAGCAACTGAAAAGTCTGAAGGAGAGAAGCCTGCCAGGACCCTCTTGATGACGTCATTGTAGACTAAGGAGCTAGGATCAAAGTTCATGGCTTCATAGCTTGCATAACTGAAACCTTCCTCAGGTGTCACGTGGATGGTGGAGGCTGCAGGTCCGAAGACACCATTCATCGAGTACCCGCATGGGTCGAACTCAAAGTCACAGATCTCCATCTCAGGGATGATCTCAGAAATTCCTGAAAGCTTCGTCATCTCCTTTGCTGATGAGCAACTGCCATCAGTGGAGTTCTTGAAGAACACTGCAGCTTTCTTAACATCCAGCCCAGTCATGCACATCTCCAGTGTCACCATAGGCTGCTCAGGCTCGTCCGTGGCATAATAGACATGCCATTTCTTATTGGGCTTGAACGCGTCACCAATCACATATGCATTGCCACCAGACTTGAGCCCACCAAAGAAACCATTCAGCACTGATACCTCCTCCGAGAAGCTGCGGTGCGGTGCCGGCTGAGCACCGGAGAAGATAAACGTCCCAcgagagtacttcactgaaaGAACAGGCAGTGAGAGCTCTGCAGCAAGCTCAAGGATGCGAGGAATGGAGAGCAGCAGTTTTGTCGTCCCACAGGTCTTGAGGACAACCTTGTGGGGATACACAAAGAGGCTCGACTCGGACAGAACATACGagtcaaagtccttgtttgagAGCTGGGACACTATGGTGCACCGTGCAAGATCCAAGAACGAGTCAATCTGCTCGCGAGAGAGGGCACGAAGGCCACGACCACATGGGTCCTCAAAGACAGGTGCATCAGAGAACGTTATCTCAAGGCGCTTCTCATAGCCCTCAAACCCAATAGGGGAGGCAGGAGAAGAGCCCCAGGAATCAGCTGAAGGCATCGCCATTAGATGACGTGTTGCAAGGAAGGGAGgatgggagagggagg
This portion of the Panicum virgatum strain AP13 chromosome 2N, P.virgatum_v5, whole genome shotgun sequence genome encodes:
- the LOC120660707 gene encoding S-adenosylmethionine decarboxylase proenzyme-like: MAMPSADSWGSSPASPIGFEGYEKRLEITFSDAPVFEDPCGRGLRALSREQIDSFLDLARCTIVSQLSNKDFDSYVLSESSLFVYPHKVVLKTCGTTKLLLSIPRILELAAELSLPVLSVKYSRGTFIFSGAQPAPHRSFSEEVSVLNGFFGGLKSGGNAYVIGDAFKPNKKWHVYYATDEPEQPMVTLEMCMTGLDVKKAAVFFKNSTDGSCSSAKEMTKLSGISEIIPEMEICDFEFDPCGYSMNGVFGPAASTIHVTPEEGFSYASYEAMNFDPSSLVYNDVIKRVLAGFSPSDFSVAVTIFGGHEFAKSWAKGADIDSYMCDDLVEQELPGGGLLVYQSFTAISPGTVSPRSTLEMDGWSSDGMETSVNSDEMCICWDAEKKVVKKGVDA